A single region of the Selenomonas sp. oral taxon 920 genome encodes:
- the queF gene encoding preQ(1) synthase: protein MAREKTQEGLTLLGERRTDYGYDYAPEALETFQNKHTDHDYWVRFNCPEFTTLCPITGQPDYGTIYISYMPAERMVESKSLKLYLVSFRNHGDFHEDVVNVILCDLVRLMAPKYIEVQGKFLPRGGISIDPYANYGMPGTKYEQLAWERLSMHDRVPERVDNR, encoded by the coding sequence ATGGCAAGAGAAAAGACACAGGAGGGGCTGACACTCCTCGGGGAGCGGCGCACAGACTACGGCTATGACTACGCACCTGAGGCACTTGAGACCTTTCAGAATAAACATACGGATCACGATTACTGGGTACGGTTCAATTGTCCGGAGTTTACGACACTCTGTCCGATCACGGGGCAGCCGGACTACGGCACAATCTACATCTCCTATATGCCTGCAGAGCGTATGGTCGAGAGCAAATCGCTGAAGCTCTACCTCGTGAGTTTTCGCAATCACGGCGACTTTCATGAGGACGTAGTGAATGTTATCCTGTGTGATCTCGTTCGCCTGATGGCGCCGAAATACATCGAGGTGCAGGGAAAGTTCCTGCCGCGCGGCGGCATCTCAATCGACCCTTATGCAAACTACGGCATGCCGGGGACGAAGTACGAGCAGCTTGCATGGGAGCGCTTGTCCATGCACGACCGCGTGCCGGAACGGGTGGATAACCGCTGA
- a CDS encoding putative bifunctional diguanylate cyclase/phosphodiesterase: MSGKKKNALSPVLKKHKFIFDLMKNTASDYVFMMDPTVGVFLAAPSFVQTYDLPAETMEDIAGLLTPLVYMQDRKPLAELFSSLGNLTEGRDRQLDFRMKDAKGDFSWLRLKGKIGTSEDGTPNLFVGTISQLARRNSADSVTGLLNRYQFIEDLGAALREARETGGSGGLLVMGIDNFRTVNEAFNHEIGDIILRQISERILQNIPRKLSLYRLDGDEFGLIYPGADADMLTEFFIRVQREFAHPQMYDGRQYIVTVSAGMVFYPQSARDPLVLHKYAQAALDAAKSGGKNRINEFSKEVYNRWLRSLTIQEQILQDVKAGCRNFELYFQPQVAGDDQHLVGAETLLRWKNSKGRMVAPMEFIRILEETKTIVPVGRWIFEQALRVCKEWRKRIPDFHMSVNMSYEQIKDLSFLEFVEDCLRRHDMPSDAVVLELTESKIVSDLKFVNAQFDVFRSHGIKVAMDDFGTGYSSLSSLKNLNCDIVKIDRAFVIRILENHFDQKLVEYTVDLCHSIGMTTCIEGVEQQEEYDCLVKICKTDTIQGYLFGRPEPQDVFEKKFLGM; encoded by the coding sequence ATGAGCGGAAAGAAGAAAAATGCGCTGAGCCCCGTGCTCAAAAAGCATAAGTTCATCTTTGATCTGATGAAGAATACGGCCTCTGACTATGTCTTTATGATGGATCCGACCGTCGGCGTCTTTCTTGCTGCACCGTCATTCGTTCAGACGTATGACCTCCCCGCAGAGACGATGGAAGATATCGCGGGGCTGTTGACCCCGCTCGTCTATATGCAGGATCGAAAGCCTCTGGCGGAGCTCTTCTCCTCGCTCGGCAATCTGACTGAGGGACGGGATCGTCAGCTTGACTTTCGTATGAAGGATGCAAAGGGCGATTTTTCGTGGCTGCGTCTGAAGGGGAAGATCGGTACTTCCGAGGATGGAACGCCGAATCTCTTCGTCGGGACGATCAGCCAGCTCGCGCGGCGCAACTCTGCAGACTCGGTCACGGGACTCCTCAACCGCTACCAATTTATCGAGGATCTGGGGGCGGCGCTGCGTGAGGCACGTGAGACGGGCGGGAGCGGCGGACTCCTCGTCATGGGCATCGACAATTTCCGCACAGTCAACGAGGCGTTCAACCATGAGATCGGCGATATCATTCTGCGTCAGATCTCCGAGCGCATCCTCCAGAATATCCCGCGCAAGCTTTCCCTCTACCGTCTGGACGGCGATGAGTTCGGGCTCATCTATCCGGGGGCGGATGCGGATATGCTGACAGAGTTCTTCATCCGTGTTCAGCGCGAGTTTGCACATCCGCAGATGTATGACGGGCGGCAGTACATCGTCACTGTATCGGCGGGCATGGTGTTCTATCCGCAGTCGGCGCGCGATCCGCTTGTCCTGCACAAATATGCGCAGGCGGCACTGGATGCTGCGAAGTCGGGCGGCAAGAATCGGATCAACGAGTTCTCAAAGGAAGTCTACAATCGCTGGCTGCGCTCTCTGACGATCCAGGAGCAGATCCTGCAGGATGTCAAGGCGGGCTGCCGCAATTTCGAGCTCTATTTCCAGCCGCAGGTGGCGGGAGACGATCAGCATCTCGTGGGTGCGGAGACACTGCTCCGCTGGAAGAACAGCAAGGGCCGCATGGTCGCACCGATGGAGTTCATCCGCATTCTGGAGGAGACAAAGACGATTGTGCCCGTCGGGCGCTGGATCTTCGAGCAGGCGCTGCGCGTCTGCAAGGAATGGCGGAAGCGCATACCGGATTTCCACATGAGCGTCAACATGAGCTACGAGCAGATCAAGGATCTCTCCTTCCTCGAGTTCGTAGAAGACTGTCTGCGGCGGCATGATATGCCGTCGGATGCTGTTGTGCTCGAGCTCACGGAGAGCAAGATTGTCAGCGATCTGAAATTCGTCAATGCTCAGTTCGATGTGTTCCGTAGCCACGGCATCAAGGTGGCGATGGATGACTTCGGTACAGGCTACTCTTCGCTCTCGTCGCTGAAGAATCTGAACTGCGACATTGTGAAGATTGACCGTGCCTTTGTCATACGGATTCTCGAGAACCATTTCGATCAGAAACTCGTGGAGTACACGGTGGATCTGTGCCACAGCATCGGCATGACCACCTGCATCGAAGGTGTGGAGCAGCAAGAGGAGTACGACTGTCTCGTGAAGATCTGCAAGACGGATACAATACAGGGCTATCTCTTCGGCCGTCCGGAGCCGCAGGATGTATTTGAAAAGAAATTCTTGGGGATGTAA
- the trxA gene encoding thioredoxin, with protein MAITELTADMFDSEVLQSDQLVIVDFWATWCTPCSMLVPILEEIAAEHTDIKICKINMDEAQDIAEKYGVMSLPCLIFFKQGKAVEECIGLVSKDRIVSLLPE; from the coding sequence ATGGCTATTACAGAACTGACGGCAGACATGTTTGACAGCGAAGTGTTGCAGAGTGACCAATTGGTCATTGTCGATTTCTGGGCAACATGGTGTACCCCCTGCAGTATGCTCGTCCCTATTCTGGAGGAGATTGCCGCAGAGCATACGGACATCAAGATCTGCAAGATCAACATGGATGAGGCGCAGGACATCGCCGAGAAATACGGCGTGATGAGCCTCCCCTGCCTCATCTTCTTCAAGCAGGGGAAAGCCGTCGAAGAGTGCATCGGGTTGGTCTCAAAGGATCGAATTGTATCGCTCCTGCCGGAATGA
- a CDS encoding TrmH family RNA methyltransferase — protein sequence MKNIQEITSAANPLIRLTSAVVHTHRRATKEGLFTVEGLRLAETAASSDWKIRHVLVTERALSGERTRALVDTLIARGTNAACVTEAIFSTIAETEHPQGIVLLMERKRGVLLDALCVRGQADAPLCIALDRVQDPGNVGTILRTADAVGASAVILLRGSADVYSGKVIRATMGSLFHIPFAEGVSAEELIRFAGSEGMDLLAAACDANAKPHFSEDLCRPAIIVFGNEANGVSEEILTAAEPVYIPMRGRAESLNVATAATAVLYEALRQRFCTQT from the coding sequence ATGAAGAATATACAGGAAATTACAAGTGCGGCGAATCCACTGATTCGGCTGACATCCGCTGTCGTGCATACACATCGACGTGCGACAAAAGAGGGGCTCTTTACGGTTGAGGGGCTGCGCCTTGCGGAGACGGCTGCTTCCTCCGATTGGAAGATACGGCACGTCCTTGTGACGGAACGCGCGCTCTCAGGAGAACGTACGCGTGCGCTTGTAGACACATTGATCGCACGCGGCACGAATGCGGCATGCGTCACGGAGGCGATCTTTTCAACGATTGCCGAGACGGAACATCCGCAGGGGATCGTTCTCCTGATGGAACGAAAACGGGGCGTTTTGCTCGATGCACTGTGTGTGCGCGGGCAGGCAGATGCACCGCTCTGCATTGCACTTGACCGCGTGCAGGATCCCGGCAATGTCGGGACGATTCTGCGGACGGCGGATGCGGTCGGTGCCTCTGCGGTCATTCTTCTGCGCGGATCAGCAGACGTATACAGCGGTAAGGTCATACGTGCGACGATGGGATCGCTCTTTCACATCCCTTTTGCCGAGGGGGTTTCGGCAGAGGAGCTGATCCGCTTTGCAGGAAGTGAGGGGATGGACCTCCTCGCGGCTGCGTGCGATGCAAACGCAAAGCCTCATTTTTCTGAAGATCTCTGCCGTCCTGCAATTATTGTCTTTGGGAATGAGGCGAACGGCGTATCGGAGGAGATTCTCACTGCTGCGGAACCCGTCTACATCCCCATGCGCGGGCGTGCCGAGTCGCTGAATGTCGCGACGGCGGCGACCGCTGTTTTATATGAGGCGCTGCGTCAGCGTTTCTGCACACAGACATAG
- the rplT gene encoding 50S ribosomal protein L20, with product MPRVKSGVTAHRRHKKILKLAKGYRGSRSKQFKKANETVMKALYYARRDRRAKKGTFRRLWIARINAAARANGISYSRLVAGLTKAGVEVNRKMLADLAVADAAAFTQIVNVAKENQ from the coding sequence ATGCCAAGAGTAAAAAGCGGTGTCACAGCACATCGTCGTCATAAGAAGATCCTGAAGCTCGCAAAGGGCTATCGCGGCTCGCGCAGCAAGCAGTTCAAGAAGGCAAACGAGACCGTCATGAAGGCGCTCTACTACGCACGTCGTGACCGCCGTGCGAAGAAGGGGACGTTCCGCCGTCTCTGGATCGCCCGCATCAATGCAGCTGCCCGTGCAAACGGCATTTCGTACAGCCGTCTCGTCGCGGGTCTGACGAAAGCCGGTGTCGAGGTCAACCGCAAGATGCTCGCCGACCTCGCTGTTGCTGACGCAGCTGCATTCACGCAGATCGTCAACGTGGCGAAGGAGAACCAGTAA
- the rpmI gene encoding 50S ribosomal protein L35 has product MPKIKTRRAAAKRFSVTGSGEFRRNKAYKRHILEKKTPKRKRNLRKAALADTSDYKRIRKMLPYA; this is encoded by the coding sequence ATGCCGAAGATTAAAACGCGCCGCGCCGCAGCAAAGCGCTTCAGCGTAACCGGGAGCGGAGAATTCCGCCGCAACAAGGCGTATAAGAGACATATTCTGGAGAAGAAGACGCCGAAGCGCAAGCGCAATCTGCGCAAGGCCGCTCTTGCCGATACGTCGGACTACAAGCGCATCCGCAAGATGCTCCCCTACGCATAA
- the infC gene encoding translation initiation factor IF-3, giving the protein MRINEEIHIREVRVTSAEGEQLGIMLTRDALRMAEEQHLDLVEVAPKAKPPVCRIMDFGKFRYEQQKREKEAKKKQKTISIKEVKLRPNIDEHDFNVKLKNALRFVEEGNKVKVTIMFRGRELSHPELGRAVLDRVAERMTELVTIERGAKLEGKNMTMILSPKVTKPTKTVKPAKEDKGGNGDAED; this is encoded by the coding sequence TTGCGAATCAATGAAGAAATCCACATCCGTGAGGTGCGTGTCACCAGCGCGGAGGGAGAACAGCTTGGCATTATGCTGACGCGCGATGCCCTTCGCATGGCGGAGGAGCAGCATCTCGACCTGGTCGAGGTTGCACCAAAGGCAAAGCCGCCCGTCTGCCGCATCATGGACTTTGGAAAGTTCCGCTATGAGCAGCAGAAACGCGAGAAAGAAGCGAAGAAGAAGCAAAAGACAATCAGCATCAAAGAGGTCAAACTGCGTCCGAACATCGACGAACACGACTTCAATGTGAAGCTGAAGAATGCGCTCCGCTTCGTCGAAGAGGGCAATAAGGTCAAGGTAACGATCATGTTCCGCGGCAGAGAGCTCTCTCATCCGGAACTCGGGCGTGCGGTTCTCGACCGCGTTGCCGAGCGGATGACGGAACTCGTGACCATTGAGCGCGGCGCCAAACTGGAGGGGAAGAACATGACCATGATCCTTTCCCCGAAGGTTACGAAGCCGACCAAGACAGTCAAACCCGCGAAGGAAGATAAAGGAGGAAATGGCGATGCCGAAGATTAA
- the thrS gene encoding threonine--tRNA ligase — MIKLTLPDGSIREAEAGTTLLDVVKGMSNSLAKKALAASLNGKVVDLTTPVTQDAAFQVLTFEDAGGRHALRHTAAHIMAQAVKRLYADCNVQLAIGPAIENGFYYDFDLDRQLTDADLRDIEKEMKKIVKENLKLERREIPRNEAIEFFRAKGENYKVELIEDLPEGEIISTYTQGEFTDLCAGPHVMSTGKVKAFKLQSVAGAYWRGSEKNKMLQRIYGTAFEKQEELDAYLHMLEEAAKRDHRKLGRELDLFSIHEEGPGFPFFHPNGMLLRNALLDYWREVHRRYGYQEISTPVILSRKLWETSGHWFHYRENMYTTEIDEEDYAIKPMNCPGCMLVYRSQLHSYRDLPLRLAELGLVHRHELSGALHGLFRVRNFTQDDAHLFVTPDQIEGEIQHTIDLFDEVYRTFGLSYKAELSTRPEDSMGSDEMWELATDGLRKALENRGLDFVVNEGDGAFYGPKIDFHLRDSIGRTWQCGTIQLDMSLPEKFDLTYVGEDGEKHRPVMLHRVVYGSIERFIGILIENYAGAFPVWMAPVQVRILPITERHAAYAEQLRQQMFDLGIRALVDDRNEKTGYKIRESQVKKTPYTLVVGDQEQENHTVALRKYGEKDSETLTVADFIALVQEKIALRAQEY; from the coding sequence ATGATAAAGCTGACACTGCCGGATGGTTCCATTCGTGAGGCAGAGGCGGGGACGACGCTGCTGGATGTCGTGAAGGGAATGAGCAACTCGCTCGCAAAGAAAGCACTTGCGGCGAGCCTTAACGGGAAGGTTGTCGATCTGACAACGCCTGTGACGCAGGATGCTGCGTTTCAGGTGCTGACCTTTGAGGATGCAGGCGGCCGCCATGCCCTGCGCCACACCGCTGCACATATCATGGCTCAGGCAGTGAAGCGTCTCTATGCGGACTGCAACGTGCAGCTCGCCATCGGACCTGCAATCGAAAACGGCTTCTACTATGACTTTGACCTCGACCGTCAGCTGACGGATGCCGATCTGCGTGACATCGAGAAGGAAATGAAGAAGATCGTCAAGGAGAATCTGAAACTTGAGCGCCGCGAGATTCCGCGCAATGAGGCAATCGAGTTCTTCCGAGCCAAGGGAGAGAACTACAAGGTTGAGCTGATTGAGGATCTGCCCGAGGGCGAGATCATCTCCACCTATACGCAGGGGGAGTTCACGGATCTCTGCGCGGGGCCGCACGTCATGAGTACGGGCAAGGTCAAGGCGTTTAAGCTGCAGAGCGTTGCAGGTGCGTACTGGCGCGGCAGCGAGAAGAACAAAATGCTGCAGCGCATCTACGGCACGGCATTTGAAAAGCAGGAGGAGCTGGATGCCTACCTCCACATGCTCGAGGAGGCGGCAAAGCGCGACCATCGCAAGCTTGGCAGGGAACTTGACCTTTTCAGCATCCATGAGGAAGGACCGGGCTTCCCGTTCTTCCATCCGAACGGCATGCTCCTGCGCAACGCGCTGCTGGACTACTGGCGTGAGGTACACCGCCGCTACGGCTATCAGGAGATCAGCACGCCCGTGATTCTCAGCCGAAAGCTCTGGGAGACCTCGGGACATTGGTTCCACTACCGTGAGAATATGTATACGACCGAGATTGACGAAGAGGACTACGCGATCAAGCCGATGAACTGCCCCGGCTGCATGCTTGTCTACCGCTCGCAGCTCCACAGCTACCGCGATCTGCCGCTGCGCCTCGCAGAGCTTGGGCTCGTGCATCGTCATGAGCTTTCGGGTGCCCTGCACGGCCTCTTCCGTGTCCGCAACTTCACGCAGGACGATGCACATCTCTTTGTCACGCCCGACCAGATCGAGGGCGAGATTCAGCATACGATTGATCTCTTTGATGAGGTCTACCGTACCTTCGGACTCTCGTACAAGGCGGAGCTCTCGACGCGTCCCGAGGATTCGATGGGGTCGGACGAGATGTGGGAACTCGCGACAGATGGTCTCAGAAAGGCGCTCGAAAATCGTGGGCTGGACTTTGTGGTCAACGAGGGCGACGGGGCGTTCTATGGGCCGAAGATCGACTTCCATCTGCGCGACTCCATCGGCCGCACATGGCAGTGCGGAACGATCCAGCTGGACATGAGTCTGCCCGAGAAATTCGATCTGACGTATGTCGGCGAGGATGGGGAGAAACATCGCCCCGTTATGCTGCACCGCGTTGTATACGGCTCGATCGAGCGCTTTATCGGCATCCTGATCGAGAACTATGCGGGTGCGTTCCCCGTGTGGATGGCGCCCGTACAGGTGCGCATCCTGCCGATTACGGAGCGTCATGCGGCATACGCAGAACAGCTGCGTCAGCAGATGTTCGATCTCGGCATCCGCGCCCTTGTGGACGATCGGAACGAGAAGACGGGCTACAAGATCCGCGAGAGCCAGGTTAAGAAGACACCGTACACGCTCGTTGTGGGGGATCAGGAACAGGAGAATCATACCGTTGCACTTCGTAAGTACGGTGAGAAGGACAGCGAGACGCTGACGGTGGCCGACTTTATTGCGCTTGTGCAGGAAAAAATTGCTTTGCGCGCACAGGAGTATTGA
- a CDS encoding LysM peptidoglycan-binding domain-containing protein: MKRIGLFLSVFALMWMGISALHLTNPYLRSSDFIEVQVSRGENVWSIARRYATRETMAEQLEEAIIEVNGLAPDGAVSVGRHLQIPVLESAEQLQAMAEHKSLDTAARAPYNDVTD; this comes from the coding sequence ATGAAACGTATCGGTCTTTTTCTCAGTGTATTTGCCCTCATGTGGATGGGCATTTCTGCACTCCATCTGACAAACCCATATCTGCGGTCATCGGACTTCATCGAGGTGCAGGTGTCGCGCGGTGAGAATGTCTGGTCAATCGCGCGCAGGTATGCGACGAGGGAAACAATGGCGGAGCAGCTTGAGGAGGCGATCATCGAGGTCAACGGTCTGGCTCCGGACGGTGCCGTCAGTGTGGGGCGCCACCTGCAAATCCCTGTTCTCGAATCAGCAGAGCAGCTGCAGGCAATGGCAGAGCACAAATCCCTTGACACAGCCGCCCGTGCGCCTTATAATGACGTTACCGATTAG